In Candidatus Sodalis pierantonius str. SOPE, one DNA window encodes the following:
- the purK gene encoding 5-(carboxyamino)imidazole ribonucleotide synthase — MRPVCVLGNGQLGRMLRQAGEPLGIAVYPVELDAEPKSVPFGQSVITAEIERWPETALTRELARHPGFVNRDIFPRLADRLTQKQLLDQLRLATAPWAPLAGAAQWPEVFVSFGNLAIVKRRVGGYDGRGQWRLHPGEEATLPQECYGSCIVEQGIAFDGEVSLVGARSADGAQVFYPLTHNFHQEGILRASVIFPSPDSGLQQQAENMLGAILHELDYVGVMAMECFIGGDRLLINELAPRVHNSGHWTQNGASISQFELHLRAILALPLPVPVVSAPAAMVNIIGSDVNIDWLADSLVHLHWYEKEVRAGRKVGHLNLTHPDSVTLSRSLQWLATLLPAEYQHGIDWARQKLAG, encoded by the coding sequence ATGAGGCCGGTCTGCGTACTGGGCAACGGCCAGTTGGGTCGTATGCTGCGGCAAGCCGGCGAGCCGCTGGGTATCGCGGTGTACCCGGTCGAGCTGGACGCCGAGCCCAAATCGGTGCCTTTCGGCCAAAGCGTCATCACCGCCGAAATCGAGCGCTGGCCGGAAACCGCCCTCACCCGCGAATTGGCGCGTCACCCCGGCTTCGTTAATCGCGATATTTTCCCCAGGCTGGCCGACCGGCTGACGCAAAAGCAGCTGCTGGACCAGTTGCGTCTGGCCACCGCCCCCTGGGCGCCGCTGGCGGGTGCCGCCCAATGGCCGGAGGTGTTTGTTTCCTTCGGCAATTTGGCCATTGTGAAACGCCGGGTGGGCGGCTATGACGGTCGCGGCCAATGGCGGCTCCATCCGGGCGAAGAGGCCACCCTACCGCAGGAGTGCTACGGCAGTTGCATCGTCGAGCAGGGCATCGCCTTCGATGGGGAAGTATCGCTGGTCGGCGCCCGATCCGCCGATGGTGCCCAGGTCTTTTATCCGCTGACCCATAATTTCCATCAGGAAGGTATTCTGCGCGCCAGCGTCATCTTTCCCTCTCCGGATAGCGGCCTGCAACAGCAGGCGGAAAATATGCTCGGCGCTATCCTGCATGAGCTGGACTATGTCGGCGTGATGGCGATGGAGTGCTTTATTGGCGGCGATCGGCTGCTTATCAATGAACTGGCGCCGCGGGTGCATAACAGCGGCCACTGGACGCAAAATGGCGCTTCCATTAGTCAATTTGAACTGCATTTACGCGCTATTCTGGCGCTGCCGCTACCGGTACCGGTCGTCAGCGCGCCCGCGGCCATGGTGAATATTATAGGCAGCGACGTTAATATCGATTGGCTGGCGGACTCGCTAGTGCATTTGCACTGGTACGAAAAAGAGGTGCGCGCGGGGCGCAAGGTCGGACATCTGAATCTTACCCATCCTGATAGCGTGACACTCAGCCGCAGCCTGCAGTGGTTAGCAACGCTACTGCCGGCGGAATACCAACACGGGATCGACTGGGCAAGGCAGAAACTGGCCGGTTGA
- a CDS encoding ASCH domain-containing protein, producing METTPKESAPLTVTYPGAAYWAFGDSPQMADELGALVVGGIKTATCCSLQAYQQDASSPRIGDYSVILNGRERPLAVIRTTALRLLRFCDVTAEMAAKEGEGDLSLAYWRETHRAFFERAGHWSEEMALVVEEFMLVATL from the coding sequence ATGGAAACCACACCAAAGGAAAGCGCGCCGCTTACGGTAACCTACCCGGGCGCGGCATATTGGGCCTTCGGCGATAGCCCGCAAATGGCCGACGAGTTGGGCGCACTCGTGGTAGGGGGCATAAAAACCGCCACCTGCTGCTCGCTGCAGGCCTACCAACAGGATGCCAGCTCCCCGCGCATTGGCGACTACAGCGTGATCCTCAATGGCCGGGAGCGTCCGCTGGCGGTTATCCGTACCACCGCCTTGCGTCTGCTGCGTTTTTGCGACGTCACGGCGGAAATGGCGGCCAAAGAAGGCGAGGGCGATCTTAGCCTGGCCTACTGGCGTGAAACCCACCGGGCGTTTTTTGAACGTGCCGGCCACTGGTCGGAAGAGATGGCGCTGGTGGTGGAAGAGTTTATGCTGGTGGCAACCTTATAG
- the purE gene encoding 5-(carboxyamino)imidazole ribonucleotide mutase gives MHSNHATAKIAIVMGSQSDWSTLQFAAEILTALNVPFEAEIVSAHRTPDKLFRFAEQAADNGYAVIIAGAGGAAHLPGMLAAKTLVPVLGVPVQSAALSGVDSLYSIVQMPRGIPVGTLAIGKAGAANAALLAAQILALHDAALANRLSQWRQRQTDEVLSHPDPREQA, from the coding sequence ATGCATTCCAACCACGCCACGGCAAAGATCGCGATTGTCATGGGTTCCCAAAGCGATTGGAGCACCCTGCAATTTGCCGCGGAAATTCTCACCGCGCTAAACGTTCCCTTTGAGGCGGAAATTGTTTCAGCCCACCGTACCCCTGATAAGTTATTCCGCTTCGCCGAGCAGGCGGCCGACAACGGTTATGCGGTGATTATCGCCGGCGCGGGCGGCGCGGCGCATTTGCCGGGCATGCTGGCGGCCAAGACGCTGGTACCGGTACTCGGGGTGCCGGTTCAAAGCGCGGCGCTGAGCGGCGTGGACAGTCTCTATTCCATTGTACAAATGCCGCGCGGTATTCCGGTCGGCACCTTGGCCATCGGCAAAGCCGGCGCCGCCAACGCCGCCCTGCTGGCCGCCCAAATTTTAGCGCTGCATGACGCGGCGCTGGCCAATCGCCTGAGCCAGTGGCGCCAACGGCAAACCGATGAGGTCCTGAGCCATCCCGATCCAAGGGAACAGGCATGA
- a CDS encoding NADP-dependent isocitrate dehydrogenase translates to MTTTSKIIYTLTDEAPVLATYSLLPIIRAFTQSLGIAVETRDISLAGRILANFPEHLQSDQRLSDHLAELGQLMVTPEANIIKLPNISASLPQLKAAIKELQTQGYAVPDYVDEPNTDAQKEEAKARYDKIKGSAVNPVLREGNSDRRAPLSVKNYARKHPHRMGEWSASSQSHVVHMHEGDFYGSEKSALIERDGNVSITLVGRDGAKQVLKAKTAVNAGEIIDAAVMSKKALSSFIAQQITDAKRQGVLLSLHLKATMMKVSDPIMFGIVVSEFYKEVLARYNDKLKTLGFDANNGIGDLYAKIKELPAAEQTEITQAIKALYAERPSLAMVNSDKGITNLHVPSDVIVDASMPSMIRDSGKMWGPDGQLHDTKAIIPDCCYAGVYQAVIEDCKQHGAFDPKTMGSVPNVGLMAQKAEEYGSHDKTFQIPADGVVQVADEAGNVLLAHPVEAGDIWRMCQAKDAPIQDWVKLAVNRVRESNTPAVFWLDPARAHDARMIEKVQRYLQENDTRGLDIRILSPVDATRFSIERIRAGKDTISVTGNVLRDYLTDLFPIMELGTSAKMLSIVPLMAGGGLFETGAGGSAPKHVQQFVQENHLRWDSLGEFLALAASLEHVGIAAGNSKAKVLAKTLNQATGKFLDANKSPSRKVGELDNRGSHFYLALFWAQALAEQNEDTALKQQFTELARTLADNEQKIVSELNQVQGNAVDIGGYYHPDPALTSKAMCPSATLNGALQAVGA, encoded by the coding sequence ATGACTACGACGTCCAAGATTATCTATACGCTCACCGATGAAGCCCCAGTGCTGGCGACCTACTCGCTGCTGCCGATCATCCGTGCGTTCACCCAATCCCTGGGGATCGCCGTCGAAACCCGCGATATCTCGCTGGCGGGCCGCATTCTCGCCAATTTCCCCGAACATCTGCAATCGGATCAGCGCTTGTCGGATCACCTGGCGGAGCTGGGCCAACTGATGGTGACGCCCGAAGCCAATATCATCAAGCTGCCGAATATCAGCGCCTCGCTGCCGCAGCTGAAAGCCGCCATCAAAGAGCTGCAAACGCAGGGCTATGCGGTGCCGGATTACGTTGACGAGCCGAACACGGATGCGCAAAAAGAGGAGGCCAAGGCCCGCTACGACAAAATCAAAGGTAGCGCGGTTAACCCAGTTCTGCGCGAAGGCAACTCCGATCGCCGCGCGCCGCTGTCGGTGAAGAATTACGCCCGCAAACACCCGCACCGCATGGGAGAATGGTCGGCATCGTCTCAATCCCACGTTGTCCATATGCACGAGGGCGATTTCTACGGCAGCGAGAAATCGGCGCTGATTGAACGCGATGGTAACGTCAGTATCACTCTCGTAGGCCGCGATGGCGCCAAGCAGGTTTTGAAAGCCAAAACGGCGGTGAACGCCGGCGAAATCATCGACGCCGCGGTCATGAGCAAAAAGGCGTTGAGCAGCTTTATCGCGCAGCAGATCACCGATGCCAAACGGCAGGGCGTGCTGCTGTCGCTGCATTTGAAAGCGACTATGATGAAGGTGTCCGATCCGATTATGTTCGGTATCGTGGTGTCTGAATTCTATAAAGAGGTGCTGGCCCGCTATAACGATAAACTGAAAACGCTGGGTTTCGACGCCAACAACGGTATTGGCGACTTATACGCCAAAATCAAAGAATTGCCCGCCGCTGAACAGACGGAAATCACACAAGCCATCAAGGCGCTGTATGCCGAGCGGCCATCGCTTGCCATGGTGAATTCCGACAAAGGCATTACCAACTTGCATGTGCCTAGCGATGTTATCGTGGATGCGTCGATGCCGTCAATGATCCGCGATTCCGGCAAAATGTGGGGGCCCGATGGTCAACTGCATGATACCAAGGCCATCATTCCAGACTGCTGCTATGCCGGCGTTTACCAGGCGGTAATTGAAGATTGCAAGCAGCATGGCGCTTTTGATCCCAAGACCATGGGCAGCGTGCCCAACGTGGGGTTGATGGCGCAAAAGGCCGAAGAATACGGCTCTCATGACAAGACCTTCCAGATCCCCGCCGACGGAGTGGTGCAGGTCGCCGATGAGGCGGGCAACGTGCTGCTGGCCCATCCGGTAGAGGCGGGCGATATTTGGCGCATGTGCCAGGCTAAAGATGCGCCGATTCAGGATTGGGTGAAGCTGGCGGTCAACCGCGTCCGTGAATCCAATACGCCGGCGGTATTCTGGCTCGATCCGGCCCGTGCGCACGATGCGCGCATGATTGAGAAAGTGCAGCGTTATTTGCAGGAGAATGATACCCGCGGGCTGGATATCCGTATCCTGTCCCCGGTCGACGCCACGCGTTTTTCCATCGAGCGGATCCGCGCGGGCAAGGACACTATTTCGGTCACCGGCAACGTGCTGCGCGATTATTTAACGGATCTCTTCCCGATTATGGAGCTGGGTACCAGCGCCAAAATGCTCTCCATCGTGCCTTTGATGGCGGGCGGCGGCCTGTTTGAAACCGGCGCCGGCGGTTCCGCCCCCAAACACGTTCAACAGTTTGTGCAGGAAAACCACCTGCGCTGGGATTCGCTGGGGGAATTCCTGGCGCTGGCCGCCTCGCTGGAGCACGTCGGTATCGCCGCCGGCAACAGCAAGGCCAAAGTGCTGGCGAAAACGCTGAATCAGGCAACCGGCAAGTTCCTCGACGCTAACAAATCCCCTTCCCGTAAAGTCGGTGAGCTCGACAACCGCGGCAGTCACTTCTATCTAGCGCTGTTCTGGGCGCAGGCGCTGGCGGAGCAGAACGAGGACACGGCGTTAAAGCAGCAGTTCACCGAGCTCGCGCGCACGTTGGCTGATAATGAGCAGAAAATTGTGTCGGAGCTGAATCAGGTGCAGGGTAACGCGGTGGATATCGGCGGCTATTATCATCCGGATCCCGCGCTGACCAGCAAAGCCATGTGCCCCAGCGCCACCCTCAACGGCGCGCTACAGGCGGTGGGCGCCTAA